In uncultured Propionivibrio sp., the sequence GCGCCGCCGGATCTGTCGCTGGTCGCCCGGGCGCGTGCCTCGGCCGACGGCAGCGGCGCCGACTGGCTCTACACCTATCTGCGCTCCTTCCACCGTGACGCGCAGCGACCGACCGGCTGGAACAACACGCTTTTCCCCAATGTCGGCATGCCGCATGTGCTTTGGGAATTGCAGGGGCAGCCTGAATTCGACGCGACAGCGAAGAAGATCGTCTCGGGTGTTCCGGGTCAGCTGTCGGCGGCGGAATACGACAAGCAGGTGGCTGATCTCGTCGGCTTCCTGGTCTGGGCGGCCGAGCCTTCGGCGGCGTTCCGGCGTCAGGTCGGGGTTGGCGTTCTGCTCTTCCTGCTCGTGCTTTTCGGGGTTTCCTACGCGCTGAAGAAGGAATTCTGGAAGGATATCAAGTAGATCGGGTATCATTACGGTTGTAAGCCACCTGTTTTCGGGTCTCGGCATCGCCAGCGAGCGGAAAATCACCGCCCGTTGTAGCGATGCCGGTTTGTTTTTTCGGGATATTGACCATGATGAACCTTTATTCGGGCACGACCTGCCCGTTCAGTCAGCGTTGCCGCATCGTCCTCTACGAGAAGGGCATGGACTTCCAGGTAATTGACGTCGACCTCTTCGGCAAGCCCGAGGACATCGCTGTCACCAATCCGTACGGCAAGGTGCCGGTGCTCGTCGAGCGCGACCTGATCCTGTACGAGCCGAACATCATCAACGAGTACATCGACGAGCGTTTCCCGCATCCGCAGCTGATGCCGCCGGATCCGATCATGCGTGCGCGGGCGCGTCAGTTGCTGGTGACGATGGAGCGCGAAGTCTTTGCCCATATCGAGGCGCTCGAGAAGAATCTCAAGACGGCCGACAAGTCGCGCCAGATCATTCGCGACCGGCTGACCGAAATGGCACCGATCTTCGTCAAGCAGAAGCACATGCTCGGCGAGGAATTCTCGATGCTTGACGTCGCCATCGCCCCCTTGCTCTGGCGTCTCGATCACTACGGTATCGAACTGCCGAAGTCGGCGGCGCCGCTGATGAAGTATGCCGAGCGGATCTTCAGCCGCCAGGGCTACATCGACGCGCTGACGCCGTCGGAAAAGGCCATGCGCCGCTGATCGACGTATCGACGTCCGTTCGGGTGACCGGACGGACGTTTTTTCTTCCGGAATGCCATGAATCTGCCATCGACCAAACCCTATCTGCTGCGCGCCATTCACGAATGGTGCTGTGACAATGGGTTTACGCCCTACATCTCGGTTTTTCCGGACGGGCGGGCGCGGGTGCCGCGCGAGTTCATCAAGGACGGCCAGATCGTCCTGAACGTCGGGCTTGAGGCGACGGGACACCTGCACATCGGCAACGAGGAAATCACCTTCCAGGCGCGATTTGGCGGTGTCGCACGCGAGTTGTACGTGCCGATCGACAACGTCGCCGCCATCTATGCCCGGGAAAATGGCGTCGGCATGTCGTTCGAGACCGAATCGAAGCCGGCGACCGACAGCGGGGATGAAAGCCCGGAGCCGACCGATCCGCCGCCGGCGCCGAATCGCCCGAAGCTGCAGCGCATCAAGTAGGCGCGTCGCCGGCACCGAACCGGTGTCTTGCAGGCGTGCCGGATCGGCAGGGTTCCGCCTGCTGCACCAGAATGGCGCGGTCGGGAT encodes:
- a CDS encoding cytochrome c1 — encoded protein: MLKSFLTAVFLLPLAVFAAGGAHLDRAPDVQGDQAALQNGARLFVNYCLNCHGMSFVRYKRLTELGLNEQQVQDNLMFSADKIGEPMRVAARTGEQKLWFGAAPPDLSLVARARASADGSGADWLYTYLRSFHRDAQRPTGWNNTLFPNVGMPHVLWELQGQPEFDATAKKIVSGVPGQLSAAEYDKQVADLVGFLVWAAEPSAAFRRQVGVGVLLFLLVLFGVSYALKKEFWKDIK
- a CDS encoding glutathione S-transferase N-terminal domain-containing protein; translation: MMNLYSGTTCPFSQRCRIVLYEKGMDFQVIDVDLFGKPEDIAVTNPYGKVPVLVERDLILYEPNIINEYIDERFPHPQLMPPDPIMRARARQLLVTMEREVFAHIEALEKNLKTADKSRQIIRDRLTEMAPIFVKQKHMLGEEFSMLDVAIAPLLWRLDHYGIELPKSAAPLMKYAERIFSRQGYIDALTPSEKAMRR
- a CDS encoding ClpXP protease specificity-enhancing factor gives rise to the protein MNLPSTKPYLLRAIHEWCCDNGFTPYISVFPDGRARVPREFIKDGQIVLNVGLEATGHLHIGNEEITFQARFGGVARELYVPIDNVAAIYARENGVGMSFETESKPATDSGDESPEPTDPPPAPNRPKLQRIK